A section of the Rossellomorea marisflavi genome encodes:
- a CDS encoding polysaccharide deacetylase family protein: MARRRRLNRRGKIAVGILVAMTAALFFFLGGNDKDEQRKPVKLASAGVVKETPTVKKSDLYLTFDDGPSKESGRLLDLLNEFNMKATFFMLGPHMENDSDVVKRMKEEGFGLALHGTSHQTEDIYSGPLAPLHEMEDAQAILEEQTGMRSSLIRLPYGSVPYLTVEMRGNLAQKGFRIWDWDIDSRDWELKDERFIQHTIERIEHMIDAGESPVVLLHDRPELIDYLPELLRFIETKGYKTGVLTDEMQPVTFHCEGRCHSFVAKEG; the protein is encoded by the coding sequence ATGGCTCGGCGCAGACGATTGAATCGAAGGGGGAAGATCGCGGTGGGGATTTTGGTTGCCATGACTGCGGCTCTGTTCTTCTTCCTCGGGGGAAATGATAAGGATGAACAACGGAAGCCTGTGAAGTTGGCTTCCGCCGGGGTAGTGAAAGAGACCCCAACCGTTAAGAAAAGTGATCTTTACCTGACTTTTGACGACGGTCCGTCAAAGGAGTCGGGGCGTCTTCTTGACCTACTGAATGAATTTAATATGAAAGCCACCTTCTTCATGCTCGGGCCGCATATGGAGAATGATTCCGATGTGGTCAAGCGGATGAAGGAGGAGGGATTCGGTCTTGCCCTCCACGGGACCTCCCATCAAACGGAGGACATCTACAGCGGACCTTTGGCGCCGCTTCATGAAATGGAGGATGCTCAAGCCATTCTTGAAGAACAGACCGGGATGAGGTCCTCGCTCATCCGTCTGCCCTACGGGAGCGTTCCTTACCTGACGGTGGAAATGCGCGGGAATCTTGCTCAAAAAGGGTTCCGTATATGGGACTGGGACATCGACAGCCGTGACTGGGAGCTGAAGGATGAGCGTTTTATCCAGCACACTATAGAAAGGATCGAGCATATGATCGATGCAGGGGAATCGCCCGTCGTCCTCCTCCATGACCGACCCGAGCTCATCGACTACCTACCTGAGCTCCTCCGTTTCATTGAAACCAAGGGATACAAGACGGGCGTGTTGACCGACGAGATGCAGCCGGTGACGTTTCATTGTGAGGGACGATGCCATTCCTTTGTGGCGAAAGAAGGGTAA